In one Vibrio sp. CB1-14 genomic region, the following are encoded:
- a CDS encoding hydratase gives MTSNFKLAASELLGRRVPGTKAPRLDESQRPKTLDDALQIQSSMIDIHSDKVGGWKCLLPLADDKFVVAPIFADSVQTGEVCKLFADNNIARVEPEIAFVLNKALPANPEGYSEEQINDAIGSCHMALELMQSRFADDSGAEFYEKLADCLVNQGLFIGPELPREKAFDAANININVSQGDDVQTFAGEHPNKLAQTPIYWLINTMTRRGVDFQAGEAIITGSYCGIVEVAFDKPTTIQYEGFGEYQVTFKAKG, from the coding sequence ATGACAAGTAATTTTAAGTTAGCTGCCTCTGAGCTACTAGGGCGCAGAGTGCCAGGCACTAAAGCGCCACGCCTTGATGAATCGCAGCGCCCGAAAACACTCGACGATGCACTGCAAATTCAATCATCGATGATTGATATCCACAGTGACAAGGTGGGTGGCTGGAAGTGTTTACTTCCTCTCGCAGACGATAAGTTCGTCGTTGCGCCGATTTTTGCCGACAGTGTGCAAACTGGTGAAGTGTGTAAGCTGTTTGCGGACAATAATATCGCTCGAGTCGAGCCAGAAATCGCCTTCGTACTCAACAAAGCGCTGCCCGCTAACCCTGAAGGCTATAGCGAAGAGCAAATCAACGATGCTATCGGCTCCTGCCACATGGCGCTAGAGCTAATGCAGTCACGTTTTGCGGACGACAGCGGTGCTGAGTTCTATGAAAAGCTGGCTGACTGTTTGGTTAACCAAGGGCTATTCATTGGTCCTGAGCTTCCTCGTGAGAAGGCATTTGATGCAGCAAATATCAACATTAACGTCTCTCAAGGCGACGATGTGCAAACCTTCGCAGGTGAGCACCCAAACAAACTCGCTCAAACGCCAATTTACTGGCTAATCAATACCATGACTCGTCGTGGTGTTGACTTCCAAGCAGGTGAAGCAATCATCACAGGTTCTTACTGTGGCATCGTTGAAGTGGCGTTTGATAAGCCTACTACGATTCAGTATGAAGGTTTTGGTGAATACCAAGTCACATTTAAGGCTAAAGGTTAA
- a CDS encoding lipase secretion chaperone — MRMTTKGLMLLSVVSIVAAGAWIWTVARDSSNLAIQASSQQDTQVDEASLRDTFDYFLSDASQTDVKTIEQRFEHYSDSSTGMDPVLFKKFIQYKAALAELGATDDFSALHQQILALQAHFFTVEEQQRLFAEENQMRELALRQKELKQIAQSPAEYQQMWQQELAQLSPELQESYHNANLLTALNETNSMDAQSQFLVRESLVGAEASQRLAALDEKRAQFEQSVQSYMLARAEIIENESLSEYDRKQAIAELREPLFDSRQIRRVEALERIHDQKSALTP; from the coding sequence ATGCGAATGACAACCAAAGGGCTGATGCTCTTGTCCGTAGTTAGCATTGTTGCTGCGGGCGCTTGGATTTGGACGGTAGCCCGAGATAGTTCGAATTTGGCAATACAGGCGTCCTCTCAACAGGACACTCAAGTTGATGAGGCGTCACTTCGTGATACCTTCGATTACTTTCTGTCTGATGCTAGTCAAACAGACGTGAAGACAATCGAGCAAAGATTTGAACACTATAGCGACAGCTCAACTGGTATGGATCCTGTGCTCTTTAAGAAATTCATCCAATACAAAGCAGCATTGGCAGAACTGGGTGCAACCGATGACTTTAGTGCTTTGCATCAGCAAATATTAGCACTTCAAGCGCACTTTTTTACTGTTGAGGAGCAGCAAAGATTATTTGCAGAAGAAAACCAAATGCGAGAGCTTGCGCTTAGGCAAAAAGAGCTAAAACAGATAGCTCAAAGCCCAGCAGAGTACCAGCAGATGTGGCAACAAGAACTAGCACAACTGTCCCCGGAGCTTCAGGAAAGCTATCACAACGCCAACTTACTGACAGCGCTCAATGAGACAAACTCTATGGATGCGCAAAGTCAGTTTTTAGTTCGAGAGTCATTAGTTGGTGCTGAAGCGAGCCAAAGGTTGGCGGCACTGGATGAGAAAAGGGCGCAGTTTGAGCAAAGCGTTCAAAGCTATATGTTGGCGCGAGCCGAGATCATCGAGAATGAGTCGTTGTCGGAGTATGACAGAAAGCAAGCCATCGCCGAACTCAGAGAGCCTTTGTTTGACAGCCGTCAGATCCGTCGAGTCGAGGCGTTGGAGCGAATACATGATCAGAAAAGTGCGTTGACCCCTTAA
- a CDS encoding lipase family alpha/beta hydrolase: protein MALNVQAKLFGHQSGYTQTQYPIVLVHGLFGFDSLAGFDYFYGIPQTLSKDGATVFVAQISATNSSEVRGEQLLTQVENVLAVTGAKKVNLIGHSHGAPTARYVASVAPEMVASVTSIGGVNKGSKVADLVRSTVPEGSAAEAIAVKLAGGLTTLIGLLSGGSDLPQNGLSSLEALTTQGSLAFNAHYPEGVPTATCGDGDWQADNGVYYYSWTGTSTYTNVLDPADPAMLILGLAFDEPNDGLVGQCSTHLGKVIGDDYKMNHLDEINGLLGIHHLFETDPKTLYRQHANRLQLQGL, encoded by the coding sequence ATGGCGCTCAATGTTCAAGCTAAACTGTTTGGTCATCAGTCTGGATACACACAAACCCAATACCCCATCGTGTTGGTTCATGGGCTGTTTGGTTTTGATTCTCTAGCGGGTTTTGATTACTTCTACGGCATTCCGCAAACCTTGAGTAAGGATGGAGCAACAGTGTTCGTCGCGCAGATTTCAGCAACCAACAGCTCTGAAGTTCGAGGTGAGCAACTACTTACTCAGGTAGAGAACGTACTCGCAGTCACTGGCGCGAAAAAGGTCAATCTTATCGGTCATAGTCACGGTGCGCCGACTGCCAGATATGTTGCTTCGGTAGCGCCGGAAATGGTGGCCTCCGTGACAAGTATTGGTGGTGTAAACAAAGGCTCTAAAGTGGCAGATCTGGTGCGCAGCACCGTCCCTGAAGGCTCTGCCGCTGAAGCAATCGCAGTAAAACTGGCGGGTGGATTGACCACACTGATTGGTTTGCTCTCTGGTGGCTCCGATTTACCTCAAAACGGACTGAGCTCACTTGAAGCGCTCACAACACAGGGGTCACTGGCGTTTAATGCCCATTATCCAGAAGGTGTGCCTACCGCCACTTGTGGTGATGGTGACTGGCAAGCAGACAATGGCGTTTATTATTACTCTTGGACAGGCACTTCAACCTACACTAATGTGCTCGATCCCGCTGATCCGGCAATGCTTATCCTAGGGCTTGCCTTTGATGAGCCTAACGATGGCCTGGTGGGTCAGTGCAGCACCCACTTAGGCAAGGTAATTGGCGACGATTACAAAATGAATCACCTTGATGAAATCAATGGCCTGCTTGGTATCCACCACTTATTCGAAACCGACCCGAAAACCTTATACCGACAACATGCTAATCGACTCCAGCTTCAAGGACTCTAG
- a CDS encoding sphingomyelin phosphodiesterase, with the protein MNYNKLILLVGSLFALPSVADTDVYLTNNSDKPLTIQVQHQGTAELNYGEEWQQHIETLGPWETKSVLSFNRWEGVKSNHTYQFETVVSNPKGESVTLSQVMKGHWYNSTIEYGVSSADVGLVLKEDRDIHRSMTDAFDSGTELAFKSVKTARYDDLYYTITPKKVDETIDNNDQHLKLMTYNIWALPAIASHIGDRYELLPNYVKGYDVLALQEVFASGRDAFLRELAKEYPYQTKMLDKEGINIYDGGVIIVSRYPIVNEAQYVFPDCSGTDCFADKGVNYAEIIKGGEAYHVFATHTASFDTDTARAFRQKQFQQIKALAHSLQIPAHETVVYSGDFNVNKLKFPEDYQQMITNLSAIEPAYSGYTESTFDPRINDFAGEALSGGENVEYLDYVMVSSEFGQRASNDNRVDVSRSTDDSLWKHYNLSDHFPVVAAIKP; encoded by the coding sequence ATGAATTACAACAAGTTAATCCTTTTAGTTGGTAGCTTATTCGCACTACCAAGCGTCGCAGACACAGACGTCTACCTCACTAATAACTCCGATAAGCCATTGACCATTCAGGTACAACATCAGGGAACAGCAGAGCTGAATTACGGTGAAGAATGGCAGCAGCACATCGAAACACTGGGGCCTTGGGAAACCAAGTCTGTGCTCAGTTTTAATCGCTGGGAGGGCGTGAAATCCAATCACACTTATCAGTTTGAAACCGTGGTTTCTAACCCAAAAGGGGAGAGTGTCACCCTAAGTCAGGTGATGAAAGGTCATTGGTACAATTCAACCATCGAATATGGAGTATCTTCGGCGGATGTTGGTCTCGTACTCAAAGAGGATCGCGACATACACAGATCAATGACCGACGCCTTTGATAGCGGCACCGAGCTCGCATTTAAGTCCGTCAAAACCGCACGCTACGACGATTTGTATTACACCATTACCCCAAAAAAGGTCGATGAAACTATCGACAACAACGATCAGCACTTAAAACTGATGACCTACAACATTTGGGCTCTGCCGGCTATCGCTTCACATATCGGCGATCGCTACGAGCTACTGCCCAATTATGTCAAAGGTTATGATGTGCTCGCACTGCAGGAGGTATTTGCCAGTGGCCGCGATGCTTTTTTGAGGGAGTTGGCCAAAGAGTACCCTTACCAAACCAAGATGTTGGATAAGGAAGGCATCAACATCTACGACGGTGGCGTCATCATTGTCAGCCGTTACCCTATCGTCAATGAGGCACAATATGTGTTTCCGGATTGTTCTGGCACCGATTGCTTCGCAGACAAAGGGGTCAACTATGCCGAAATCATTAAAGGCGGTGAGGCATACCATGTCTTCGCTACGCACACCGCTTCGTTTGACACAGACACGGCGCGTGCATTTAGACAGAAGCAGTTTCAGCAAATCAAGGCTCTCGCGCATTCATTACAAATTCCCGCTCACGAGACCGTGGTCTACAGCGGTGACTTCAACGTTAACAAGCTCAAGTTCCCAGAAGATTACCAGCAGATGATTACCAACCTGAGCGCTATCGAGCCCGCGTATTCTGGCTACACCGAATCGACATTTGATCCGCGCATCAATGACTTTGCGGGTGAAGCGCTATCTGGTGGCGAGAATGTCGAATACCTCGATTACGTCATGGTGAGTAGCGAGTTTGGTCAGCGTGCCTCTAACGACAACCGAGTCGATGTCTCTCGCTCAACCGATGATAGTTTGTGGAAACACTACAATCTGTCGGACCACTTTCCAGTTGTGGCGGCGATTAAGCCATGA
- a CDS encoding chromosome partitioning protein ParA, giving the protein MKRLTLLTVSVILAGTVMLYVSGNTPSQVQDATPEKAEADTNNAVLITDSTSRVSAGRSALPMTRKKDGLTTSLEHYAHQLQSEKGKRLIDSLESFWRSCLSQSNCEDSLIALKQIITPNYFELTKNYPELSRLWQQRLGTLLFENEQSLISRIAQFKHQAKLVWGEWAEVLLSDEFAAYDFELNQQNLPLESPEQYREAFEVLLEASQEHDLGLNTDVAKFEKAVSSLPDIMNQDEKSAFIDELEHTYLSPAQSEEIRARERQVTTQQNMVRDYHVELNQLENSLSQQRKTDYAGLTDAQWQTLYQQKVSEFRHEFFDSF; this is encoded by the coding sequence ATGAAGCGCCTGACCTTATTAACTGTGTCCGTCATTTTGGCGGGCACCGTGATGCTGTATGTTAGCGGTAATACCCCGTCCCAAGTGCAAGACGCGACTCCAGAAAAGGCAGAAGCAGACACAAACAATGCCGTTCTGATTACTGATTCAACGAGTAGGGTCTCTGCTGGCAGATCTGCATTACCAATGACTAGAAAAAAAGATGGGCTAACTACAAGCCTTGAACATTACGCTCATCAGCTTCAATCTGAAAAAGGTAAAAGACTTATTGATTCACTCGAGTCATTCTGGCGCAGCTGCTTGTCTCAGAGTAACTGCGAGGACAGCCTTATCGCCCTAAAGCAAATCATAACCCCAAACTACTTCGAGCTTACAAAAAACTACCCAGAGCTTAGTCGTCTTTGGCAACAAAGGCTTGGCACCTTGCTCTTTGAAAACGAACAGTCACTGATATCACGTATCGCTCAATTTAAACACCAAGCGAAACTTGTTTGGGGAGAGTGGGCAGAGGTTTTGTTGAGCGATGAATTTGCGGCTTATGATTTCGAACTAAATCAGCAAAACCTACCACTAGAAAGTCCAGAGCAATATCGTGAGGCGTTTGAGGTGCTTTTAGAGGCGTCCCAAGAACATGATTTAGGCTTAAATACCGATGTAGCCAAGTTCGAAAAAGCGGTAAGCTCCTTACCAGACATAATGAACCAGGACGAAAAAAGCGCATTTATTGACGAGCTTGAACACACCTATTTGTCGCCGGCACAGAGCGAGGAAATTCGAGCCAGAGAGCGGCAAGTCACCACGCAGCAAAACATGGTCCGAGACTATCACGTTGAATTGAATCAGCTTGAAAATAGTCTTTCGCAGCAAAGAAAAACTGACTATGCAGGGCTAACTGACGCTCAATGGCAAACGCTCTACCAACAAAAAGTCAGTGAGTTTCGACACGAATTTTTTGATAGCTTTTAG
- a CDS encoding SDR family oxidoreductase has translation MKTILITGATSGIGYELTKQLSEKGFKVVASGRSEDKLAQLKQQTGCEVVVADLSDASETVALFDKAIALVGGVDVLINNAGMISRKCSIEEFTLEEFEEQYAINLRAPALLSREALKVMKPKKSGQIINVVSTAAKRANETMSIYSAMKQGFAGFSAILMKEAQPHGIKVTSLFPGGTDTNFREAERPEYMHPASVAKAVIQVLELPADVVMHEMTFRPMVEIE, from the coding sequence ATGAAAACTATCCTAATTACAGGCGCGACGAGCGGCATTGGTTACGAGCTTACTAAACAACTGTCTGAAAAGGGCTTTAAGGTTGTTGCGTCAGGGCGCAGCGAAGACAAGCTGGCTCAGTTGAAACAGCAAACCGGTTGCGAGGTTGTTGTTGCGGATCTCAGTGACGCAAGTGAAACGGTAGCTCTGTTTGACAAAGCAATCGCACTTGTTGGTGGTGTTGATGTACTGATCAACAATGCGGGCATGATTTCTCGTAAATGCTCGATTGAAGAGTTCACGTTAGAAGAGTTTGAAGAGCAATACGCTATCAACCTTCGTGCGCCGGCACTACTAAGCCGTGAAGCGCTTAAAGTGATGAAGCCAAAAAAATCAGGTCAAATCATCAATGTAGTGAGCACAGCTGCGAAACGTGCCAACGAAACCATGAGTATCTACTCAGCAATGAAACAAGGGTTCGCAGGTTTTAGCGCCATCTTGATGAAAGAGGCGCAGCCTCATGGCATTAAAGTAACCTCACTGTTCCCTGGTGGCACCGATACGAATTTCCGCGAGGCAGAGCGCCCTGAGTATATGCATCCAGCAAGTGTTGCTAAAGCGGTGATTCAGGTACTAGAGCTGCCAGCTGATGTAGTGATGCATGAAATGACGTTTAGACCTATGGTTGAAATCGAGTAA
- a CDS encoding DUF6056 family protein — translation MFSSKNPYSFLKVLLCLTLYFFVLNLVFPLVSDDFSHLMTSEQLGGLQAAANSFMTWNARTGELLLLLLGDWLNGVTYSVFNTLIFASIFYFTYQILYVRKPVSTSEPWSILVMLTILMLGSIFGAVFLWRAGALNYALSLSLFLGHFVLVRYYVADQTTWFERASLGSVVAVSTLAFLAGMSSFDMGAVGVVIHAAFIGFIIATKREWNWRYVALSMSFVTGFLVLYFAPGTQVRAGHAANVGIGELIGWLFSAQAPDFFAYSLLNIGKSMFKTNYVVALASLVAVSCSFGMLKNAELQSYRSRLGLGYAAIIVVLLALLFVEGTMAGDALGAVILVANGILSAVIAAILVLKPTRNAHAQTLLFVSLISVLLFIDISIYVISGSPTRRAYFFATYLSALIVTMLVTTYWSNKKTLLVFAPIFSLGLFYVSLATYGLYKVEQERVILPAQSHSGTEPLIIEDYAILNTPQFYGWDFLAKGESVENSGLNNSVARYLSVPKVELKNELQELGPMEFIDYLSTLSEEK, via the coding sequence ATGTTTTCTTCCAAAAATCCGTATAGTTTTTTAAAGGTTCTGCTTTGCCTGACACTATATTTCTTTGTGTTAAACCTTGTGTTCCCACTAGTCTCCGATGATTTTAGTCATTTGATGACCTCTGAGCAGTTAGGAGGATTGCAGGCCGCGGCGAACTCATTCATGACGTGGAATGCTCGTACTGGTGAGTTATTGCTGTTGTTACTGGGTGATTGGCTAAATGGTGTCACATATAGTGTCTTCAATACTCTGATTTTCGCATCAATTTTCTATTTTACTTATCAGATCCTCTATGTCCGGAAACCCGTGTCAACGAGTGAACCGTGGTCAATCTTAGTAATGCTAACCATATTGATGCTCGGCTCAATTTTTGGCGCGGTTTTCTTGTGGCGAGCGGGTGCGCTAAATTATGCTTTGTCGCTGAGTCTGTTTTTAGGCCATTTTGTATTGGTGAGATATTACGTAGCAGATCAAACAACGTGGTTTGAGCGTGCCTCCTTAGGTTCGGTCGTTGCTGTAAGCACCTTAGCCTTTTTGGCGGGTATGAGTAGTTTTGATATGGGAGCGGTAGGCGTCGTCATTCATGCGGCATTCATAGGCTTTATTATCGCCACTAAGAGAGAATGGAACTGGCGCTACGTTGCTTTATCTATGAGCTTTGTAACTGGATTTTTGGTGTTGTATTTTGCTCCGGGCACGCAAGTTAGAGCAGGTCATGCTGCCAATGTTGGAATAGGTGAACTTATCGGCTGGTTATTTTCCGCACAAGCCCCGGACTTTTTTGCCTATTCTTTGCTTAACATTGGTAAGTCAATGTTCAAAACCAATTATGTGGTCGCACTGGCTTCTTTGGTAGCAGTGTCTTGTTCGTTTGGGATGCTCAAAAACGCCGAGCTCCAATCTTATCGCTCTCGATTAGGGCTGGGTTATGCCGCTATCATCGTCGTATTGCTGGCTTTACTCTTTGTCGAGGGTACCATGGCAGGGGATGCACTTGGAGCAGTAATTCTTGTGGCCAACGGCATTCTGTCCGCAGTCATAGCTGCTATCCTTGTTCTTAAACCTACCCGAAATGCCCATGCGCAGACTCTTTTATTCGTTTCATTGATTAGTGTACTGCTTTTTATTGATATTTCTATTTATGTAATAAGTGGTTCGCCAACCAGACGTGCGTACTTTTTCGCGACTTACCTTTCCGCTCTCATTGTCACGATGTTGGTGACTACATATTGGAGCAATAAAAAAACGCTTTTGGTTTTTGCCCCTATTTTTTCGTTAGGCTTATTTTATGTTTCACTAGCCACTTATGGGCTGTACAAAGTTGAACAGGAGAGAGTCATTCTACCTGCACAATCACATAGCGGAACCGAACCGCTTATAATTGAAGATTATGCCATTCTTAATACTCCTCAGTTTTATGGTTGGGATTTCCTAGCTAAAGGGGAGAGTGTCGAAAATAGTGGATTGAACAATAGCGTTGCTCGATACCTCTCTGTACCAAAAGTTGAGCTAAAGAATGAGCTTCAAGAGTTGGGGCCTATGGAGTTTATCGATTATCTGTCAACACTTTCTGAAGAAAAATAA
- the ahpF gene encoding alkyl hydroperoxide reductase subunit F, translating into MLDQAMKQQLKAYLENVKTQVQLVLSLDDSDTASKIESLANDIASLSSKIDVVRDDAVSPRKPVMRVVNPEKGTAIGFAGLPMGHEFTSLVLALLHTGGHPIKLEAETIEQIAQLNSPLDVEIFISLSCQNCPEVVQAFNMMAAINPLVNVTMIDGAAFQDEVKQRDIMAVPSVFINGELFGQGRMSLNEILNKVDTGAAEKKANQLNETAPFDVLVVGGGPAGSSAAIYAARKGIRTGVVADRFGGQVMDTMAIENFISVKATTGPKLVASLEEHVKEYGVEVITEQRAANIIDAEDTDDGYTHVVLESGAVLKARSVITSTGARWREMNVPGEQEYRNKGVAYCPHCDGPLFKGKRTAVIGGGNSGIEAAIDLAGIVEHVTVLEFADVLRADQVLIDKANSMPNIDIITMAQTTEVLGDGTRVTGLEYKDRNTDQIKQIELAGIFVQIGLVPNSEWLKGTKVALSPRGEIEVDAHGATSLKGVFAAGDVTTVPYKQIIIAMGEGAKASLGAFDFLIRNPAPVKETELA; encoded by the coding sequence ATGTTAGATCAAGCAATGAAGCAGCAATTAAAAGCGTATCTAGAAAACGTTAAAACCCAAGTTCAATTGGTTCTAAGTCTTGATGACAGTGATACGGCAAGCAAGATCGAATCTCTTGCTAATGACATCGCATCACTTAGCAGCAAAATTGACGTCGTTCGCGACGACGCTGTAAGCCCGCGCAAGCCAGTCATGCGCGTTGTAAACCCAGAGAAGGGCACTGCAATCGGTTTTGCCGGCCTGCCAATGGGTCACGAATTTACATCACTGGTGCTAGCGTTACTGCACACAGGTGGTCACCCAATCAAGCTAGAAGCCGAAACCATTGAGCAAATCGCACAGCTGAACTCACCATTAGATGTTGAGATCTTTATCTCGCTGTCATGCCAGAACTGTCCAGAAGTGGTTCAAGCCTTCAACATGATGGCTGCAATTAACCCACTGGTAAACGTCACTATGATCGACGGTGCTGCATTCCAAGATGAAGTAAAACAGCGCGATATTATGGCGGTACCAAGCGTGTTCATTAACGGTGAACTGTTCGGCCAAGGCCGCATGTCACTGAATGAAATTCTAAACAAAGTCGACACAGGTGCAGCGGAGAAAAAAGCCAATCAGCTAAACGAAACCGCACCGTTTGATGTACTGGTTGTAGGCGGTGGCCCTGCGGGCTCTTCTGCGGCTATCTATGCAGCGCGTAAAGGTATTCGCACTGGTGTTGTCGCAGATCGCTTCGGTGGTCAGGTGATGGATACCATGGCAATCGAGAACTTTATTTCAGTGAAAGCGACCACAGGACCTAAGCTGGTGGCTAGTTTAGAAGAGCACGTTAAAGAGTACGGCGTTGAAGTCATCACTGAGCAGCGTGCAGCAAATATCATTGACGCAGAAGATACCGATGACGGTTACACTCACGTAGTTTTAGAAAGTGGCGCGGTGCTAAAAGCTCGCTCTGTCATAACAAGTACTGGTGCACGCTGGCGTGAAATGAACGTTCCTGGTGAGCAAGAGTACCGCAACAAAGGCGTGGCTTACTGCCCACACTGTGATGGCCCACTATTCAAAGGCAAGCGCACAGCCGTTATCGGTGGTGGTAACTCAGGCATTGAAGCAGCGATTGACTTAGCGGGTATTGTTGAGCACGTTACGGTTCTGGAATTTGCGGATGTACTTCGTGCAGACCAAGTGCTTATCGACAAAGCCAACAGCATGCCAAACATCGATATCATCACGATGGCTCAAACCACGGAAGTGTTAGGTGATGGCACTCGAGTGACAGGTCTTGAGTATAAAGACCGCAACACAGATCAAATCAAGCAAATCGAGCTTGCTGGTATCTTTGTTCAAATCGGTCTAGTGCCAAACAGTGAATGGCTAAAAGGTACAAAGGTAGCACTATCGCCACGCGGTGAGATTGAAGTCGATGCCCACGGCGCAACCAGCTTGAAAGGCGTGTTTGCGGCGGGTGATGTCACCACCGTTCCTTACAAGCAAATCATCATCGCAATGGGCGAAGGTGCAAAAGCGAGCTTGGGCGCTTTTGATTTCTTGATTCGTAATCCGGCGCCAGTGAAGGAAACTGAACTGGCCTAA
- the ahpC gene encoding alkyl hydroperoxide reductase subunit C: MINTTIKPFSATAFKQGDFVEITEQDVKGKWAVFFFYPADFTFVCPTELGDLADHYAELQERGVEVYSVSTDTHFTHKAWHDSSDTIGKINYYMVGDQTGTITNNFGVMREGQGLADRATFLVDPEGVIQAMEITAEGIGRDAEDLMRKVKAAQYVAANPGEVCPAKWKEGEETLAPSLDLVGKI; this comes from the coding sequence ATGATTAACACCACTATCAAGCCATTTTCAGCAACAGCATTCAAACAGGGCGACTTTGTAGAAATCACAGAGCAAGACGTGAAAGGCAAATGGGCAGTATTCTTCTTTTACCCAGCGGACTTCACGTTTGTTTGTCCAACAGAGCTTGGTGACCTTGCAGACCACTATGCAGAGCTTCAAGAGCGCGGTGTTGAGGTTTACTCAGTATCAACAGATACGCACTTCACGCATAAAGCGTGGCACGACAGCTCAGACACTATCGGCAAAATCAACTACTACATGGTTGGCGACCAAACAGGCACTATCACTAACAACTTCGGTGTAATGCGTGAAGGTCAAGGTCTAGCAGACCGTGCAACGTTCCTTGTTGACCCAGAAGGCGTTATCCAAGCAATGGAAATCACAGCAGAAGGTATTGGCCGTGACGCAGAAGACCTAATGCGTAAAGTGAAAGCAGCACAATACGTAGCGGCTAACCCAGGTGAAGTTTGCCCAGCGAAATGGAAAGAAGGTGAAGAAACACTAGCACCATCTCTAGACCTAGTTGGCAAAATCTAA